The following coding sequences are from one Liolophura sinensis isolate JHLJ2023 chromosome 12, CUHK_Ljap_v2, whole genome shotgun sequence window:
- the LOC135479359 gene encoding clumping factor A-like: MCSGSNLDTDSHLNPYSHLDTDSHLNTKTHLDADSNADSDSHLDSDSHLDTDSHLGTDSHLDINIHLDTDTHVDTDSHLDNESNLETDIHLATDSHVDTKSHLDNDSHVYTDSHLDNGNNLKNESNMSIDSHLDTDSSLKSNSHLDIDSHLDIGSHLGTDGNLNNDNNLDSRLDSESNLDTDSNLDNDNNLDTDSYLDNDSHLHSDSNLNTGSKLDSGSNRDCGIYIHSHSILDNDSNLETETMENDNNLDTDSHLDNDSNRDINNNLDTDSHLDNDSNRDINNNLDTDSHLDNDSNRDINNNLDADSNLDNDSNLDCGIYIHSHSILDNDSNLETETVISSFKVT; this comes from the coding sequence aTGTGCAGTGGGAGTAACCTAGACACTGACAGTCATCTGAACCCTTACAGTCATCTGGACACCGACAGTCATCTGAACACAAAAACTCATCTGGACGCTGATAGTAATGCAGACAGTGACAGTCATCTGGACAGTGACAGTCATCTGGACACTGACAGTCATCTGGGCACTGACAGTCATTTAGACATTAACATTCATCTGGACACTGACACTCATGTGGACACTGACAGTCATCTGGACAATGAGAGTAACCTGGAAACTGACATTCATCTGGCCACTGATAGTCATGTGGACACTAAGAGTCATCTGGACAATGACAGTCATGTGTACACTGACAGTCACCTGGATAACGGTAATAACCTGAAAAATGAAAGCAATATGAGCATTGACAGTCatctggacactgacagtaGCCTGAAGAGTAACAGTCATCTGGACATTGACAGTCATCTGGACATTGGCAGTCATCTCGGCACTGACGGTAACCTGAACAATGACAACAATCTGGACAGTCGTCTGGACAGTGAGAGTAACctggacactgacagtaatctggacaatgACAATAATCTGGACACCGACAGTTATCTGGACAATGACAGTCATCTCCACAGTGACAGTAATTTAAACACTGGCAGTAAACTGGACAGTGGCAGTAATCGGGACTGTGGCATTTATATACACAGCCACAGTATTTTGGACAATGACAGTAATCTGGAAACTGAAACTATGGAAAATGACAATAATCTGGACACCGACAGTCATCTGGACAATGACAGCAATCGGGACATTAACAATAATCTGGACACCGACAGTCATCTGGACAATGACAGCAATCGGGACATTAACAATAATCTGGACACCGACAGTCATCTGGACAATGACAGCAATCGGGACATTAACAATAATCTGGacgctgacagtaatctggacaatgacagtaatctggactgTGGCATTTATATACACAGCCACAGTATTTTAGACAATGACAGTAATCTGGAAACTGAAACAGTAATCTCGTCATTTAAAGTGACCTGA
- the LOC135479360 gene encoding clumping factor B-like, with translation MVEQDFVNLNTDSNPNTDSNPYADSNLSTDSNLNTESNPNTDISPNTDNNLNTDSNPKTDAIRTPTALRKLNTDNYLDNEGNLENDSHRYTDSILNTDSDPNTDRNLDANSSPNIDSNSNIDSNLNTDNNPNTDSNVDTDSNVSTNSNPDRDSHLNTESNLNTDSNLNTDNNLNTDSYLDNEASIVDTYKNLDSDSHLDIDSNLDAESDLVGERNVDTESYLESDSDLDSDGDLDSDSDLDSDSDLDSDSDLDTLALCVYM, from the exons ATGGTTGAACAAGATTTTGT caatctgaacactgacagtaatccgaacactgacagcaatccgTACGCTGACAGCAATCTGagcactgacagcaatctgaacactgagAGCAATCCGAACACTGACATCAGTCCGAACACCGACAATAATCTCAATACTGACAGTAATCCTAAGACCGACg caatccgaACACCGACAGCACTCagaaaactgaacactgacaattATCTGGACAATGAAGGTAATCTTGAGAATGACAGTCACCGGTACACAGACAGtattctgaacactgacagtgatCCGAACACTGACAGAAATCTGGACGCTAACAGCAGTCCGAACATTGACAGCAATTCGAACAttgacagcaatctgaacactgacaataatccgaacactgacagcaatgtGGACACTGACAGCAATGTGAGCACTAACAGCAATCCTGACCGTGACAGCCATTTGAACACTGAGAGCAAtttgaacactgacagcaacctgaacactgacaataatctgaacactgacagttatCTGGACAATGAAG CCAGTATTGTCGACACTTACAAAAATCTGGACAGTGACAGTCATCTGGAcattgacagtaatctggacgctgaGAGTGATCTGGTCGGTGAACGCAATGTGGACACTGAAAGTTATCTGGAGAGTGACAGTGATTTGGACAGTGATGGTGACCTGGACAGTGACAGTGATCTGGACAGTGACAGTGATCTGGACAGTGACAGTGATCTGGACACCCTTGccctgtgtgtgtacatgtga